In Candidatus Riesia pediculicola, the following are encoded in one genomic region:
- the fldA gene encoding flavodoxin FldA → MKKIGIFFGSDTGNTEKVSKILAKNLKSFGYEPEIYNIANSKKEYLESFNFLLLGIPTWYYGEAQCDWYDFFNTLKEINFLNKYVGIFGCGDQEDYPEYFCDAMGILKEIITKRNANLIGKWSTEGYKFQRSKALEDEKNFIGLAIDEDRQPDLTNQRVKNWAKLIVDHINRIKES, encoded by the coding sequence ATGAAGAAAATTGGAATTTTTTTTGGAAGTGATACAGGAAATACAGAAAAAGTATCGAAAATTTTAGCGAAGAATTTAAAAAGTTTTGGTTATGAACCAGAAATTTATAATATAGCAAATTCTAAAAAAGAATATTTGGAAAGTTTTAATTTTTTACTTCTTGGGATTCCAACTTGGTATTATGGAGAAGCTCAGTGTGATTGGTATGATTTTTTCAATACATTGAAAGAAATTAATTTTTTGAATAAATATGTAGGAATTTTTGGATGCGGAGATCAAGAAGACTATCCAGAATATTTTTGCGATGCAATGGGAATATTAAAAGAAATTATCACAAAAAGAAATGCTAATTTGATAGGAAAATGGTCTACAGAAGGTTATAAATTTCAAAGATCTAAAGCCTTAGAAGATGAGAAAAATTTTATCGGATTAGCTATTGATGAAGATAGACAACCAGATTTAACCAATCAAAGAGTAAAAAATTGGGCTAAATTGATCGTCGATCACATAAATAGAATTAAAGAAAGTTAA
- the fbaA gene encoding class II fructose-bisphosphate aldolase, with protein sequence MSKIFGHLKPGVIFGEDIQRVFYICKKRKIAIPAINCIGTDSINAALECSAHFHFPIIIQFSYGGSNFISGMGLKSSNHKSAILGSLSGANHVHQMAKHYGASVILHTDHCSKKNLPWIDALLDFGEKYYEKNKKPFFSSHMIDLSFESLSENIRTCSEYLQRMSKIGMTIEVELGCTGGEEDGVKVDQELQKSSLYTNPKDVLYAYCELSKVSEKFIIAASIGNVHGVYRSGNIKLNPKILKDSQKLIKKFIRSGSSLNEVSFVFHGGSGSSLESIRKVIDYGVVKINIDTDTQWATWVGILNYYQKNKLFLQSQLGNPSGEFQPNKKFYDPRSWIRESQISLINRIKRSLSDMRCI encoded by the coding sequence ATGTCAAAAATTTTCGGTCATTTAAAACCTGGTGTAATCTTTGGAGAAGATATACAGAGAGTTTTTTATATTTGTAAAAAGAGAAAAATTGCCATTCCTGCAATCAACTGTATAGGAACAGATTCAATTAATGCGGCTTTGGAATGTTCCGCTCACTTTCATTTTCCGATTATCATACAATTTTCTTACGGAGGATCTAATTTTATTTCTGGAATGGGATTGAAATCGAGTAATCATAAGTCAGCGATCTTGGGATCTTTATCTGGAGCAAATCATGTTCATCAAATGGCGAAACATTATGGTGCATCTGTAATATTGCATACTGATCATTGTTCTAAAAAGAATTTACCATGGATAGATGCATTGTTAGATTTTGGAGAAAAGTATTATGAGAAGAATAAAAAACCTTTTTTTTCCTCTCATATGATAGATCTCTCATTTGAATCTTTATCGGAAAATATCAGAACATGTTCGGAATATCTTCAGAGGATGAGTAAAATCGGAATGACTATAGAAGTTGAATTAGGATGTACTGGAGGAGAAGAAGATGGAGTCAAAGTAGATCAAGAATTACAAAAATCTTCTTTATATACTAATCCAAAAGATGTACTTTATGCTTATTGTGAATTAAGCAAAGTAAGTGAAAAATTTATTATAGCTGCTTCTATTGGAAACGTTCATGGAGTATATCGATCTGGTAACATCAAACTCAATCCAAAAATCTTGAAAGATTCTCAAAAATTAATTAAAAAATTCATTCGTTCTGGATCATCACTTAATGAAGTAAGTTTCGTATTTCACGGAGGTTCTGGTTCTTCTTTGGAGTCCATCCGAAAAGTTATTGACTATGGAGTAGTTAAAATAAATATCGATACAGATACCCAGTGGGCTACCTGGGTTGGAATATTGAACTATTATCAAAAAAACAAACTGTTTTTGCAGAGCCAACTCGGAAATCCATCTGGAGAATTTCAGCCCAACAAGAAGTTCTATGATCCGAGGTCTTGGATTAGAGAATCTCAAATATCTTTAATCAATAGAATCAAAAGATCCCTTTCGGATATGCGATGCATATAA
- a CDS encoding phosphoglycerate kinase, protein MIHIKSVNIDKKKVLIRCDFNVPIKSSKIISDYRITSSIPTIEYALRKRSKVILMSHLGRPVEGRYEDRFSLRPISNFLSKILNFPVNLVQNYLQDEDIVYKNDEILMLENVRFNKGEKNNDPFLSQKYAKLCDVFVMDAFGVSHRKESSSYGIAEYSPISCAGILFSKEIDSLSKILEKPISPVVTIIGGSKISSKLAVIKELSKISDKIIFGGGIANTIISSSGLKVGRSLVEKKLIPESKMLLKNSKVFFPIDVKVSKKISRAEECFNKSVQSIEDDDYIVDLGEQTIKCISQIVKNSKMIIWSGPLGIFEIPNFSLGTKRLIEAISKSEAYSLAGGGDTVSAIEKFDSFDKISYVSTGGGAFLKYIETREIPIVSKFKG, encoded by the coding sequence ATGATTCATATTAAATCTGTCAATATAGATAAGAAGAAAGTACTGATTCGGTGTGATTTTAATGTTCCAATAAAATCTTCTAAGATTATTTCAGATTACAGAATAACTTCTTCGATACCAACTATTGAATACGCTCTTCGCAAACGATCCAAAGTTATCTTAATGTCTCATCTTGGAAGACCAGTCGAAGGAAGATACGAAGACAGGTTTTCTTTAAGACCGATATCTAATTTTTTAAGTAAAATTCTAAATTTTCCAGTAAATTTAGTTCAAAATTATCTTCAAGATGAAGATATCGTATATAAAAATGATGAAATATTAATGCTGGAAAATGTTCGTTTTAATAAAGGAGAAAAAAACAATGACCCATTTCTTTCTCAAAAATATGCAAAATTATGCGATGTATTCGTGATGGATGCATTTGGAGTATCTCATAGAAAAGAGTCTTCTTCATATGGTATAGCAGAATATTCTCCTATTTCTTGTGCTGGAATATTATTTTCCAAAGAGATAGATAGTCTATCAAAAATTCTTGAGAAGCCCATTTCCCCTGTAGTTACGATAATCGGAGGATCGAAAATATCCAGTAAGTTAGCTGTTATCAAAGAACTTTCTAAAATATCAGACAAGATCATCTTTGGAGGAGGTATCGCAAACACGATAATATCGTCTTCTGGATTAAAAGTAGGAAGATCTTTAGTGGAAAAAAAATTAATTCCGGAATCAAAAATGTTATTGAAAAATTCAAAAGTTTTTTTTCCAATTGATGTAAAAGTGTCAAAAAAAATATCTCGCGCAGAAGAGTGTTTCAACAAATCCGTTCAATCTATTGAAGATGACGATTATATTGTCGATCTAGGAGAGCAAACGATTAAATGCATTTCTCAAATTGTTAAAAATTCGAAAATGATCATCTGGAGTGGACCTTTAGGAATATTTGAAATTCCGAATTTTTCTTTAGGAACCAAAAGGCTAATTGAAGCCATTTCGAAAAGTGAAGCATATTCTTTAGCTGGAGGAGGAGATACAGTTTCAGCTATCGAAAAGTTTGATTCGTTTGATAAAATTTCTTATGTTTCTACTGGAGGAGGAGCATTTCTAAAATATATAGAAACGAGAGAAATTCCAATAGTTTCAAAATTTAAAGGATAG
- the glnS gene encoding glutamine--tRNA ligase, whose amino-acid sequence MKSLISRSFIQKIIKSEIKKDYFKKIHTRFPPYPNGYLHIGHAKSICLNFGIARKYHGKCNLRIDDTNPIEKRSFERYVHSIKKDIKWLGFNWDGEVRYASNYQEMFYKYAVELIQKKLAYVDHLDQNSIKEYRGNFNHIGKNSPYRDRTVEENLELFKKMKSGLYEEGRICLRAKIDMYSPYMILRDPVLYRIKKNVEKSDDLRCKKFKIYPTYDFAHCISDALEGITHSLCTLEFRENRRLYDWILNNISIVHKPKQYEFSRLNLEYTVMSKRKLSQLIDLKMVESWEDPRLPTISGMRRRGYTAESIRMFCQKIGVTKQESRIEMKVLESCVRKDLDLFSQRMMGVLNPVLLIIENMKQDEEHNLIIFRHPKNRKMGVKFLKFNNRLYVDKFDFLKKDGDLDPLLFEKMFRLRHAYTIEINRIERDKQKNISKIYCQYKKKPMDQFFDKSKRARKIIHWVSAKYGIRAEFRIFNHLFTEPYPGENFLKSFNSNSMLLKQGIVEPNLLDFQKGEPFQLEREGYFCIDSTSDYSRNSKLIINQTVSLKRTKDE is encoded by the coding sequence ATGAAAAGTTTAATTTCAAGAAGCTTTATACAAAAAATTATAAAAAGTGAAATCAAAAAAGATTATTTTAAGAAAATTCATACTCGTTTTCCTCCTTATCCAAATGGATATCTTCATATCGGTCATGCTAAATCGATTTGTTTGAATTTTGGTATTGCTAGAAAGTATCATGGAAAATGTAATTTACGAATCGATGATACCAATCCTATCGAAAAAAGATCTTTTGAAAGATATGTTCATTCTATTAAAAAAGATATCAAATGGTTAGGGTTTAATTGGGATGGAGAAGTTCGTTATGCTTCAAATTACCAAGAGATGTTTTATAAATATGCAGTTGAACTGATCCAAAAAAAATTGGCATATGTTGATCATCTTGATCAAAATTCTATAAAAGAGTATAGAGGAAACTTTAATCATATTGGAAAAAATAGTCCTTATCGTGATCGAACAGTCGAAGAAAATTTGGAATTATTTAAGAAAATGAAATCTGGTCTATACGAAGAAGGTAGAATATGTTTAAGAGCCAAGATAGATATGTATTCTCCTTATATGATCTTAAGAGATCCCGTTTTGTACAGGATTAAGAAAAACGTTGAGAAATCTGATGATCTTCGATGCAAAAAATTTAAAATCTATCCAACATACGATTTTGCACATTGTATTTCGGATGCATTGGAGGGAATTACGCATTCGTTATGTACCTTAGAATTTAGGGAAAACCGTAGATTATATGATTGGATATTGAACAATATTAGTATAGTTCATAAACCAAAGCAATATGAGTTTTCTCGTTTAAACTTAGAGTACACAGTGATGTCAAAAAGAAAACTAAGTCAGTTAATTGACTTGAAGATGGTAGAATCATGGGAAGATCCAAGATTGCCAACTATTTCTGGAATGCGTCGTAGAGGTTATACAGCTGAATCAATTCGTATGTTTTGTCAAAAAATTGGTGTAACTAAACAAGAAAGTAGAATTGAAATGAAGGTTTTAGAGTCTTGTGTTCGAAAAGATTTAGATCTTTTTTCTCAAAGAATGATGGGAGTTTTGAATCCGGTATTGCTTATTATAGAAAACATGAAACAAGATGAAGAACATAATCTAATTATTTTCAGACATCCAAAAAATCGAAAAATGGGTGTAAAGTTTCTTAAATTTAATAATAGATTGTACGTAGATAAATTTGATTTTCTTAAGAAAGATGGTGATTTGGATCCCTTACTTTTTGAAAAAATGTTTCGTTTAAGACATGCTTATACGATTGAAATAAATCGGATTGAAAGAGACAAACAAAAAAATATTTCAAAGATTTATTGTCAATATAAAAAAAAACCAATGGATCAATTTTTTGATAAATCAAAACGGGCAAGAAAGATAATACATTGGGTAAGTGCAAAATATGGAATTCGAGCAGAATTTAGAATTTTTAACCATCTGTTTACAGAACCTTATCCTGGAGAAAATTTTCTTAAATCATTTAATTCTAATTCAATGTTACTTAAGCAGGGAATCGTAGAACCAAATCTATTAGATTTTCAAAAAGGTGAACCCTTCCAGTTAGAAAGAGAGGGATATTTTTGTATTGATTCAACAAGCGATTATTCAAGAAATTCTAAATTGATAATCAATCAAACAGTAAGTTTAAAAAGAACAAAAGATGAGTGA
- the tkt gene encoding transketolase, with protein MTNDRTFAKAIRFLCVDAIQKANSGHPGTPMGMADIAAVLWKNYLNHNPSDPNWINRDRFVLSNGHGSMLLYSLLHLTGYDLSIEEIKKFRQFQSQTPGHPEYGSTLGVETTTGPLGQGLANAVGFAMAEKILSKEFNRPKYPVIDHYTYVFVGDGCMMEGISHEVCSLAGTWELGKLIVFYDSNGISIDGKVEQWFTDDTALRFSSYKWHVIDNIDGHNIEQIKSSIDQAKKIKNQPSLLICRTVIGYGSPMSGSEKIHGSPIGKRSITEMRRRLNWRYGEFEIPSKLYKSLDAKIRGNKIQKKWSNMLCSYKEQFPKLFKELTRRIQKKLPKDWKKRTDAFIESLQKNPKDISGRHASKKTLELLYDLLPELLGGSADLTPSNLSKSSLARSIDCKFSGNYVHYGAREFGMSAIINGIAIYGGFIPYGATFLTFVEYARNAVRMAALMKIRSIFVYTHDSIGVGEDGPTHQPIEQLNHLRTTPNISVWRPCDQVESAVSWKLAVERKNKPSALIFSRQTLFQEYRDNERVLEISKGAYILKKNSNDPELIFIATGSEVRLAMESYYILDKEGYKLRVVSMPSSDVFDQQRLSYRREILSSNIFHHKIAIEAGNTNFWHKYVGERGLVIGIDSFGCSASGDILFEKMGFTAAKIVEKVKRILKNND; from the coding sequence ATGACTAATGACAGAACTTTTGCTAAAGCGATACGTTTTCTATGTGTGGATGCCATACAAAAAGCAAATTCTGGACATCCCGGAACTCCTATGGGAATGGCTGATATTGCAGCTGTTCTTTGGAAGAATTATTTAAATCATAATCCATCCGATCCTAATTGGATTAACAGAGATAGATTCGTATTATCAAACGGTCATGGCTCTATGCTGTTGTATAGTTTATTGCATCTGACTGGATATGATTTATCTATCGAAGAAATAAAAAAATTTCGTCAATTTCAATCTCAAACTCCAGGTCATCCAGAATACGGGTCCACTCTAGGAGTGGAGACAACTACAGGACCTTTAGGACAGGGATTAGCTAATGCTGTTGGATTTGCAATGGCAGAAAAGATTCTTTCAAAAGAGTTCAATAGACCTAAATATCCTGTTATCGATCATTACACTTATGTTTTTGTGGGTGATGGATGTATGATGGAAGGCATTTCTCATGAAGTTTGTTCGTTAGCTGGAACTTGGGAACTAGGAAAGTTGATTGTTTTTTACGATAGTAATGGAATTTCGATAGATGGTAAGGTGGAGCAATGGTTTACAGACGATACTGCTCTTCGATTTTCTTCCTATAAATGGCATGTTATTGATAATATTGATGGACATAACATCGAACAAATCAAATCTTCTATTGATCAAGCTAAAAAAATTAAAAATCAACCCTCTTTATTAATTTGCAGAACTGTTATTGGCTATGGATCCCCGATGTCAGGATCAGAAAAAATCCATGGTTCTCCAATTGGAAAGAGATCTATAACTGAAATGAGAAGAAGATTGAATTGGAGATATGGAGAATTTGAAATACCCTCAAAATTGTATAAGTCTTTAGATGCAAAGATTAGAGGCAACAAAATACAAAAAAAATGGTCCAATATGCTCTGCTCTTATAAAGAGCAGTTTCCAAAACTTTTTAAAGAATTAACTAGAAGAATTCAAAAAAAGTTACCGAAAGACTGGAAAAAAAGAACAGATGCGTTCATAGAATCGCTTCAAAAAAATCCTAAAGATATTTCTGGTAGACACGCTTCGAAAAAGACTTTAGAACTTCTTTATGATCTATTACCAGAACTCCTAGGAGGATCCGCTGATTTAACGCCAAGCAACTTATCTAAATCTTCTTTAGCTAGATCGATTGATTGTAAATTTTCTGGAAATTATGTTCATTACGGAGCTAGGGAGTTTGGTATGTCAGCTATTATAAATGGAATCGCTATCTATGGAGGTTTTATACCATATGGAGCTACTTTTCTTACTTTTGTAGAGTATGCTAGAAATGCAGTAAGAATGGCTGCTCTGATGAAGATAAGGAGTATATTCGTTTATACACATGACTCTATTGGAGTAGGAGAAGATGGTCCTACTCATCAACCGATAGAGCAGTTAAATCATCTTAGAACAACACCAAATATAAGTGTATGGCGACCTTGTGATCAAGTAGAATCAGCAGTATCTTGGAAATTGGCTGTAGAAAGAAAAAATAAACCAAGCGCTCTGATATTTTCTAGACAAACTCTTTTTCAGGAATATAGAGATAACGAACGGGTTTTAGAAATATCTAAAGGAGCATATATACTAAAGAAAAATAGTAACGATCCAGAATTGATTTTTATTGCGACTGGATCCGAGGTAAGACTGGCTATGGAATCATATTATATTCTGGACAAAGAAGGATACAAACTAAGAGTAGTTTCTATGCCATCTTCCGATGTTTTCGATCAACAAAGACTCTCTTATCGAAGAGAGATTTTATCTTCCAATATTTTTCATCATAAGATAGCTATCGAGGCTGGAAATACTAATTTTTGGCACAAATATGTTGGAGAAAGGGGTTTGGTTATTGGGATTGATTCCTTTGGATGTTCTGCTTCGGGAGATATCCTATTTGAGAAGATGGGGTTCACAGCTGCTAAAATCGTTGAAAAGGTAAAACGTATTTTAAAAAATAACGATTAA
- the sdhD gene encoding succinate dehydrogenase, hydrophobic membrane anchor protein, whose product MTNKKENLSGTKNWIILRITSIISLIYLFYILIFFSEREIDHTSLQEFFLKRPVKILTIFAVFSTVVHFLIGTQNILTDYIKNKKLKILIYSTLYVFLAFHLFYLKKIIF is encoded by the coding sequence GTGACTAATAAAAAAGAGAATCTTTCTGGAACAAAAAATTGGATTATTTTAAGGATTACTTCAATTATATCACTAATTTATTTGTTCTATATTTTAATTTTTTTTTCAGAAAGAGAAATAGATCATACATCTTTGCAAGAGTTTTTCTTAAAGAGACCTGTGAAAATCTTAACGATATTCGCAGTTTTTTCAACAGTGGTTCATTTCCTTATTGGGACACAAAATATTTTGACAGATTATATTAAAAACAAAAAATTAAAAATTTTGATTTATTCCACTTTATATGTTTTTTTAGCATTTCATCTATTTTATTTGAAAAAAATTATCTTTTAG
- the sdhC gene encoding succinate dehydrogenase, cytochrome b556 subunit, with translation MLNKLKFEKLANKRKKKLINLELDIRKLPINAIASILHRISGVMNIFSLGWMIRRIYSNIKFQEKFSPIIFFNSQSYFYRFLVYIFFIMFIYHILSGIRFILIDLNIIGYKLIAIKISAILVFFITFLLFFLFIYL, from the coding sequence ATGCTAAACAAATTAAAATTCGAGAAACTGGCAAACAAAAGAAAAAAGAAATTAATCAATTTAGAATTAGACATAAGAAAATTACCAATCAACGCCATAGCTTCTATTCTACACCGTATATCTGGAGTTATGAATATCTTTTCTTTAGGGTGGATGATAAGAAGAATTTATTCGAATATAAAGTTTCAGGAAAAATTTTCGCCTATTATTTTTTTTAATTCTCAGTCATATTTTTATAGATTTTTAGTCTATATATTTTTTATCATGTTTATATATCATATTTTGTCAGGAATAAGATTCATTTTAATTGATCTAAATATTATCGGATATAAATTGATAGCAATTAAAATATCCGCTATACTAGTGTTCTTCATTACTTTTCTTTTGTTTTTTCTTTTTATATATCTGTGA